One window of the Trifolium pratense cultivar HEN17-A07 linkage group LG2, ARS_RC_1.1, whole genome shotgun sequence genome contains the following:
- the LOC123909266 gene encoding pentatricopeptide repeat-containing protein At3g02650, mitochondrial yields MWRSILARQRCAVLRNYNANYGSQIQVPLSNLILNPTNSTTSNSLGFPQISYLSNTINNPRFLSNQIATENDVPIDSKTDLENGDFAVHGIRVENDDVDEFGNGIELVEKVGEIDEEQQVYQIDEEKLEKVVSLLQSSADGSFESSLDQLNLSLNQDFVIKAIETIETVFVENLVRFFKWAWKENSLEVTTQVVEPFVMICNSGGSLTDKDVYSLWDLVKEIGEKEDGVVNVTILNELIRSFSKLGKGKAALEAFEKFELFRCVPDADTYYYTIGVLSRRSDFDLACSVCQKMLDAQIIPGGEKIGGILSCLCKGEKAKEAHAVYTAAIENKKYPPLSSVNFLVKNLSHKNETVQLALEVLNDIPTERRRRAIKPFTAVVRALCRIKDVDSAKELVLKMIADGPPPGNAVFNFVITGYSQVGEMGKAVEMLRLLESRGLKPDVYTYSVIASAYSNRGEMEEARKILEEAKKNHLKLSPVMYHAIIRGYCKLEQFDEALELLPEMKDFGERASAHEYEKLIQSLCLKALDWERAEKLQEEMKEKGLHLKGITRALVRAVKEAEKEAVEAQNDTLVS; encoded by the coding sequence ATGTGGAGGTCAATACTTGCAAGACAAAGATGTGCTGTTCTTCGCAACTACAATGCCAACTATGGTTCACAAATTCAGGTTCCTCTCTCTAATTTGATTCTAAACCCCACAAATTCAACAACTTCTAATTCCTTAGGTTTTcctcaaatttcatatctttccaACACTATTAACAACCCCAGATTCTTATCTAATCAAATTGCTACCGAAAATGATGTTCCAATTGATTCAAAAACCGACCTTGAAAATGGGGATTTTGCTGTTCACGGAATTAGGGTAGaaaatgatgatgttgatgaatTTGGTAATGGGATAGAATTAGTGGAGAAAGTTGGAGAAATTGATGAGGAACAACAAGTGTATCAGATTGATGAAGAAAAATTGGAGAAAGTGGTGTCTCTTTTGCAGAGTAGTGCTGATGGGTCGTTTGAGTCTTCTCTTGATCAATTGAATTTGAGTTTAAATCAAGATTTTGTTATCAAAGCTATTGAAACAATTGAAACGGTTTTCGTTGAGAATCTTGTGAGGTTTTTTAAGTGGGCTTGGAAGGAGAATTCACTTGAAGTCACTACCCAAGTTGTAGAACCTTTTGTTATGATATGCAACAGTGGTGGTTCGTTAACGGACAAAGATGTATACTCTCTTTGGGATTTGGTGAAGGAAATTGGGGAGAAAGAGGACGGTGTTGTCAATGTAACTATTCTTAATGAGTTGATACGTTCATTCTCGAAATTGGGAAAAGGGAAGGCTGCGTTAGAGGCATTTGAAAAATTTGAGTTGTTTCGATGTGTACCTGATGCAGATACTTATTACTATACAATTGGAGTTCTTTCTAGGAGATCGGACTTTGATTTGGCTTGTTCTGTGTGTCAGAAGATGCTTGATGCACAGATAATTCCTGGTGGTGAAAAAATCGGCGGAATACTGTCTTGTCTGTGTAAGGGTGAAAAGGCTAAAGAAGCTCATGCAGTGTATACGGCAGCAATAGAGAATAAGAAGTATCCACCTTTGTCTTCtgttaattttttagtaaaaaatctaTCTCACAAAAATGAAACTGTACAACTAGCTTTGGAGGTGTTGAATGATATCCCTACGGAGAGGAGGAGACGCGCAATCAAGCCGTTTACGGCTGTTGTTCGAGCTTTGTGTAGGATTAAAGATGTTGATTCAGCCAAGGAGTTAGTTTTGAAAATGATTGCTGATGGTCCACCTCCGGGAAATGctgttttcaattttgttattaCTGGTTATTCCCAAGTGGGGGAAATGGGAAAGGCTGTGGAGATGTTGAGGCTACTTGAGAGTAGGGGTTTGAAACCAGATGTTTACACATATTCTGTTATTGCTAGTGCTTATTCGAATAGAGGCGAGATGGAAGAGGCTAGGAAGATCTTGGAAGAAGCTAAAAAGAATCATTTAAAGTTAAGCCCTGTAATGTATCACGCTATAATCCGTGGATATTGCAAATTGGAACAATTTGATGAGGCTTTGGAGTTGTTGCCTGAGATGAAGGATTTTGGTGAACGTGCTTCTGCCCACGAATACGAGAAGCTGATCCAGTCTCTCTGCTTGAAGGCTTTGGATTGGGAAAGAGCAGAAAAACTGcaagaagaaatgaaagaaaaaggtTTACATCTCAAGGGCATCACTAGGGCCCTAGTTAGAGCTGTTAAGGAGGCAGAAAAGGAGGCCGTGGAGGCTCAAAACGACACTTTAGTGTCCTAA
- the LOC123909265 gene encoding zinc finger protein CONSTANS-LIKE 9 isoform X1, with protein MYRENGLLFPWSYLHNFSQELHQLEEYCQTQKFNASMGDLFQFSAMSEYDFAAEGDLFKAPELIVEESGIEMDPMTSAISMISCGEDVKSADISILQNEQLLSDVFYDCKKDLFEKTAMESPLSEILEIKVPLLSIDENTIQENKQLPDMTLSKSVSSGCLSSMYWMHGSAAIKPAFLGVSEIDFDAVYGMRRSFSEGDIKTLGNGNMNTVESPRERPFFTSSEERLQKLSRYRNKKAKRNFGRKIKYACRKALADSQPRIRGRFAKNEESEANRE; from the exons ATGTATAGAGAAAATGGTCTTCTTTTTCCATGGTCATATCTACACAATTTCTCACAAGAGCTTCATCAACTTGAAGAGTATTGCCAAACCCAGAAGTTCAATGCATCAATG GGTGACCTTTTTCAGTTTTCTGCAATGTCCGAGTATGATTTTGCAGCTGAAGGAGATCTGTTCAAAGCACCTGAACTGATTGTCGAAGAGTCAGGCATTGAGATGGATCCTATGACATCGGCGATCTCAATGATATCTTGTGGCGAGGATGTAAAATCTGCAGATATTTCTATTCTTCAAAACGAACAACTTCTCAGCGATGTATTCTATGATTGCAAAAAGGATCTATTCGAAAAGACCGCAATGGAGTCACCACTGTCTGAGATTCTTGAAATCAAGGTTCCACTATTGAGCATTGATGAGAACACAattcaagaaaacaaacaaCTTCCTGACATGACATTATCGAAGAGTGTCAGCTCAGGATGTTTAAGCTCAATGTACTGGATGCATGGATCTGCTGCAATCAAGCCTGCTTTCCTCGGTGTCTCGGAAATAGATTTTGATGCAGTTTATGGCATGAGGAGATCATTTAGTGAAGGAGATATAAAG ACTCTTGGCAACGGTAATATGAACACTGTCGAATCTCCCCGAGAGAGGCCCTTTTTTACTAGCAGCGAGGAGCGCCTACAAAAGCTCTCGAGATACAGGAACAAGAAGGCAAAGAGGAATTTTGGGAGGAAAATCAAG TATGCTTGCAGGAAGGCTCTAGCTGATAGTCAACCAAGAATCCGCGGAAGATTTGCAAAGAATGAAGAATCTGAGGCAAATAGGGAATGA
- the LOC123909265 gene encoding zinc finger protein CONSTANS-LIKE 1 isoform X2 — MSEYDFAAEGDLFKAPELIVEESGIEMDPMTSAISMISCGEDVKSADISILQNEQLLSDVFYDCKKDLFEKTAMESPLSEILEIKVPLLSIDENTIQENKQLPDMTLSKSVSSGCLSSMYWMHGSAAIKPAFLGVSEIDFDAVYGMRRSFSEGDIKTLGNGNMNTVESPRERPFFTSSEERLQKLSRYRNKKAKRNFGRKIKYACRKALADSQPRIRGRFAKNEESEANRE, encoded by the exons ATGTCCGAGTATGATTTTGCAGCTGAAGGAGATCTGTTCAAAGCACCTGAACTGATTGTCGAAGAGTCAGGCATTGAGATGGATCCTATGACATCGGCGATCTCAATGATATCTTGTGGCGAGGATGTAAAATCTGCAGATATTTCTATTCTTCAAAACGAACAACTTCTCAGCGATGTATTCTATGATTGCAAAAAGGATCTATTCGAAAAGACCGCAATGGAGTCACCACTGTCTGAGATTCTTGAAATCAAGGTTCCACTATTGAGCATTGATGAGAACACAattcaagaaaacaaacaaCTTCCTGACATGACATTATCGAAGAGTGTCAGCTCAGGATGTTTAAGCTCAATGTACTGGATGCATGGATCTGCTGCAATCAAGCCTGCTTTCCTCGGTGTCTCGGAAATAGATTTTGATGCAGTTTATGGCATGAGGAGATCATTTAGTGAAGGAGATATAAAG ACTCTTGGCAACGGTAATATGAACACTGTCGAATCTCCCCGAGAGAGGCCCTTTTTTACTAGCAGCGAGGAGCGCCTACAAAAGCTCTCGAGATACAGGAACAAGAAGGCAAAGAGGAATTTTGGGAGGAAAATCAAG TATGCTTGCAGGAAGGCTCTAGCTGATAGTCAACCAAGAATCCGCGGAAGATTTGCAAAGAATGAAGAATCTGAGGCAAATAGGGAATGA